Genomic segment of Desulfurobacteriaceae bacterium:
TGTGAACCTTTCAAACATAAACGCTCCTTTAATAAGGTTTATTTAGGGTTTAAAATGCCGTCCTTTATAAAGTATACGTTGTCAGCAAACTTTTCCAGCTCTCTATTATGGGTAGCAATTAGGAAAGAAATCTTGAAGTTCCTATTTAGCTCTCTCATAAGGGCAACGACCGAAAGGGTGGTCTCTGTGTCAAGATTTCCAGTAGGTTCATCAGCAAGAACAACTTTTGGGGAATTGGCAAGAGCTCTTGCAATAGCAACTCTCTGTTTCTCACCACCGGAAATCTCAAATGGTCTGTGAGATAATCTATGTCCGAGTCCTATAACTTGCAACAACTCCTTTGCTTTGCTTTCAGCAACTTCTTTTGGAATTTTCCTTAAAAGCAATGGAACC
This window contains:
- a CDS encoding ABC transporter ATP-binding protein, encoding MERTILLEAKNLWKIYETEGERVEALKGVNFSLSEGEFSLLMGASGSGKSTLLHILGTLDKPTKGKVFFEGKNIFSFPERKLAKFRNEKIGFVFQFHYLINELTVLENVMVPLLLRKIPKEVAESKAKELLQVIGLGHRLSHRPFEISGGEKQRVAIARALANSPKVVLADEPTGNLDTETTLSVVALMRELNRNFKISFLIATHNRELEKFADNVYFIKDGILNPK